The following DNA comes from Streptococcus pasteurianus.
GAGTTCATTTCCAGAGTCACATGAGGCAAAACCGCATTGGTGAGAAAGGAAAAGACGTTCTTTAGGGATGATGTTGCTTGCTTCTTCTAAAAATTTTAGAGCGCGTTCTTCATCATCAAGGTCAGTTGTTTTACTTGAAAGTAGCCCAAGAACTACTTCAACATCTTTATCTTTCAAACTTTCAAGAGCTTTAAGGTCGCCAGAGACTTCGCTGTCCCATTCAAGGAAGAAGCGGTCGTAGTGTTGGTCTTTCAAGAATTTTGTGGCGATAGCTTCATAAGTGCCACCAGCAGCAGAACGACTTTCGTAATTTCCACGGCAGTTATGTGTCCAAACTTTTAGCCCAAGTTCATGTCCATAGTCAGCAACTTCGTTGTTAATAGCGATGAATTCATCTGCCAAGTCTGCTAAACCACCATTTCCTTCCGTAAAAAAACTAGCAGGATTAGATTCGTCAAAAAGTTCCCAGAGACAATCGTCAAATTGGATGATTTCTCCACCAGCTTCTTTGTATTCTGTTAAAAATTCTTTGTAAGCGTTGATAAGACCAGATTTTAGTTCTTTATTTGTCTTGTAAACTTGATTTTCCCCAGCCAATCCATCAAAAATCGCCAATTCAGTGTAAGCATGTGCAGGTCCCCAAATGGTTAATTTGGTAGCTGTATCGCCAGCTTCTTGTTTAACGAGTTTAAAAATATCAAGAAAATGATGATTTTTACCAGAAAGTGGTTCAGTGATACGAATGCCAATGTCTTTGCGTGTTTCAAATTGACCACCGTCATGGTCTTGGAAAGTGTAACCATGGTCAGCAATATAGCGTTCGATACCTTTTAGTCCCCATACAAAATCAAGGTGCCACATTGATTTTGAATATTCACCGTCAGTGATAATATCAATACCGTTTGCCTTTTCTTCAGCAATTATTTTTTTGATGTCAGCTGTTTCGGTTTCTTGATAGCCGTCAAAAGCATCATAGAAAGGGTAAACAATATCATCACGATGTTCAATCGCTGTTTTATATTCACGTAAGTCTGCTGGTCGCAAAAGCGAACCAACGAGTTGAAATTTTGAATTAGCCATTTCAAATACCTCTTTATCTTTCTGTGTTCATTGTATAAAAGCTTTGCCATTTTGAAAAATAGTTATTTTTATAGGCTTATATATAGTTACAAACTATAACGAAAAAAGTATATATTTGTCTGAAAATTTGGTAGAATAAGAAAAACTGACAAAAATTTTTGATGGGGCTTAAAGGACATCTAACATAAAATACGGCGAGGTAAAACCAATGCGTGATAATCACTTACACACATATTTTTCTTATGATTCGGATGCTCGATTCGAGGATTACTTAGAACATTATGACGGCGATATTGTGACAACAGAGCACTACGATTTATCAAATCCTTATACGAAACAAGATGACATTCCTGATTATGATGCTTATTCTAAAGAAATAGCTGAGCTGAATGTCAAATATGGTAATCGCATCAAGCGTGGTATTGAGATTGGTTATTATGAGCCACGCGAGGCAGATATTACAGCTTTCTTGGCAAATAAAGATTATGATTTGAAACTATTGTCAGTTCACCACAATGGTATTAATGATTATCTAGATGATGAAGTGGCTGACATGGATAAAAATGCCATTATTCAAGAATATCTCGACAAATTGGAACATGCTATTGGTCGTGTAGAGGCAGACGTTTTAGCTCATTTTGATTATGGTTTTCGACTTTTTGAGGTTTCTGTGGCAGAATTACAAGTCTATGAAGAACAGCTCCGCCGCATTTTCCAAAAAATGATTGATTTTGATTTGGCATTTGAGTTAAATAGTAAATCAATGTACCTCTATCATCACGAGGACCTTTATCGCTATGCCTTAGGCTTGGTAAGAGAATTAGGTGGACATAAGTATTCCATTGGTTCAGACGGGCACAAGTTGGAGCATTTCCGCTTAGCTTTTGACAAAATACAAGCATTGCTAGACGAATGTGATATCAAAGAATGGGAGATTTTATAAAGGGAAATTTAGGATGAAAATCGTATTTTTACATGGTTTAGGACAAGACGAAACATCTTGGGATGAAGTGATAAAGGCATTGCCGAATCACGACTGTTTGAGTGTCAAGTTATTTGAAAGGGATGTTTTCCCAACAGATTTCAAAGTGTTGGAAGATAAAATTCTTAGTATTCTGGAAAGTATTGATGAAGATTTTATTCTTGTAGGGTTATCACTAGGTGGCATGCTAGCGCTTGATA
Coding sequences within:
- a CDS encoding cobalamin-independent methionine synthase II family protein codes for the protein MANSKFQLVGSLLRPADLREYKTAIEHRDDIVYPFYDAFDGYQETETADIKKIIAEEKANGIDIITDGEYSKSMWHLDFVWGLKGIERYIADHGYTFQDHDGGQFETRKDIGIRITEPLSGKNHHFLDIFKLVKQEAGDTATKLTIWGPAHAYTELAIFDGLAGENQVYKTNKELKSGLINAYKEFLTEYKEAGGEIIQFDDCLWELFDESNPASFFTEGNGGLADLADEFIAINNEVADYGHELGLKVWTHNCRGNYESRSAAGGTYEAIATKFLKDQHYDRFFLEWDSEVSGDLKALESLKDKDVEVVLGLLSSKTTDLDDEERALKFLEEASNIIPKERLFLSHQCGFASCDSGNELAIPQQWAKIKQGQEIAAKFWS
- a CDS encoding PHP domain-containing protein codes for the protein MRDNHLHTYFSYDSDARFEDYLEHYDGDIVTTEHYDLSNPYTKQDDIPDYDAYSKEIAELNVKYGNRIKRGIEIGYYEPREADITAFLANKDYDLKLLSVHHNGINDYLDDEVADMDKNAIIQEYLDKLEHAIGRVEADVLAHFDYGFRLFEVSVAELQVYEEQLRRIFQKMIDFDLAFELNSKSMYLYHHEDLYRYALGLVRELGGHKYSIGSDGHKLEHFRLAFDKIQALLDECDIKEWEIL